TGGACAACGCTCGCCGTGCGTCGAGGGCGGCGTCGATGTGCAGCGCCTGCGCGACTCGCTGGCTCGAGGCGGTGGTGCGCATACCGTAGAACTCGGCGCACGAGCCGGAGCCGTACGCATAGACGCCAACGCGCGCGCCCGGCGCGGGCGGGTGTTCAGCCAGCAGCGCGGCGAGCGCGACGAAGGTGCTGGCCCCGTAGATGCCGCCAAGTCGCCGGGTGTAGCGCAACGAGGGTGCCGACTTGCGGGCCCAGTGCTCCCGCGCTGCAGTGCGTGACAGCCCCAGCGCCTGCTGCGCCAGGCGCATGTGTGCGCGCTCGGCCAGGCCACCGAACGGCACGTGGTAGATGTGTGCCGCGAAGTGCCGCTCGAAGTCGATCGGCGCGCCCCACTTCCGTTCGTAGTCCGCGTACGTCTCGGCCACGCCATCGAGGTAGGACGCCAGGCTGGTCTCGGCGTCGCCCGTCTCCACCCCCGGCGCCGGGCGGAAGATGTCTGCGGTCTCGTGGGCGAAGACACCGGAGGCTGCCCCCTCGAACTCCGCCAGCTGCACGTGCCGGCTGATCAGCACTGCGGCGGCGCCCGCACCCAGCACCGGCTCCTGCACGCCATGCAGCCCGAGGAGGGCGTGGTCGGCATTGATCACCAGCACGCGGGCGTCCGGGTCCGGGTCGCTCACGACCAGCCGCCGCGCGACCTGCACGGCGGCCGTGGCGCCGTAGCACGCGTGCTTGACCTCGAAGTTGCGGCAGTCGGAGGGAAGGTCGAGCAGCCGGTGCACCCAGGAGCTCACCGGCTTCTCCTGGTCGATGGCGCTTTCCGTCGCCACCATGAGCCACCGGATGTGCGGTCGGGTGACCGGCGTGACGAGCCGGCGTGCGGCGTTCACGGCCAGCGTCACCACGTCGTCGAACGGGCTGAGCACCGTGCGCTCACGGCAGTGCAGCCGCCGCACGAAGTTGTCGGCGTCCAGCCCGCGTGCGTCGCACAACTGGCCGATGTCCAGCGCCAGTGTACCGACGTCGACGCCGAGGCCCTCGATCCCCACCGGACCCGCGCTCAATGAAACCAATCGAGGCCTCCGGTGACGCCCAGCGCCTGGCCGTTCACGAAGGATCCCCCCTCACCGGCCAGGTAGAGCACCGCGGCGCCGACGTCGTCGGGTCGTCCGATGCGACCGACCGGGCAGTGCGCGGCGTAGAAGTCGCGCTTCTGCTGCGACAGCTCGGCCGCCGTCATGTCCGTCTCGAACAGCGAGAGGAGCAGGGCGTTGCTGGTGATGTTCTTGCGGCCATACTCCTTCGCCACCGCGGCCGACAGCCCCAGGAGGCCCGCCTTGCTGGCGCAGTAGGCGACGTCGCCAGCCATGCCATGCGCGGCGATCGACGAGATGTAGATGAACCGGCCGAAGCCACCTGAGAGGAACACCGGCAGGAAGGCGCGCGTGAGGTAGAAGGCACTGGTGAGGTTGGTGTCGATCACGTTCTGCCACTGCTCGTTCCCGAGCGAGAACGTCATGCCTGCACAGGTCACGGCGGCATTCGCGACGACCGCCTGCACGCCGCCGAACTCGTCGCTCACCGTCTCGGCCACCGCATCGACGGCGTCACTGCTGCGGACATCGAGCTGGTAGGCTTCGCAGCGCACGGCCGGATGTGCCACGCGGATCTCGTCGCGCAGGCGTGCTGCCGCGGCGCCGCGCGTGTGCCAGGTGAAGGCCACGTCATGTCCGTGCGCAGCGGCGTGCCGCACCAGCCCGGCGCCGATCCCACGCGATCCGCCCGTGATGAAGAGGACGCTCATGCGTCGTACCGCCGCCAGAGCGCGACGGAGTTGATGCCGCCGAAGCCGAACGAGTTCTTCAGGCAGAGCGGGGTGTCCACCGCCACGTTGCCGTCGCGACACACGTCGAGGTCCACCTCCGGATCGAGCGTGTCGATGTTGATGGACCGGTGCAGCCGCCGTGAGCGGAGTTGCAGGATGGCGGCGACCGTCTCGACGGTGGGCGCGGCCCAGCAGGTGTGGCCAAGCATCGACTTCGGGGCATTGATGTGGAGCGACCTGGCGTGTGCACCGAAGACGCGCTTGATCGAGCGCAATTCGGTGAGGTCGCCGAGTGGCGTGGACGTGGCGTGGGCATTGATGTAGCCGACCTCCGCCGGGTGCACGCCCGCCTGGTGCAACACGTCCCGCATCAGGCGCGCCTGCCCGTCCTCCGAGGGTTGCGGCAAGTGGTTGCCGTCGGCGTTCGCCCCCACTGCCAGCACCTCGGCGTAGATGCGTGCTCCCCGCGCGCGCGCTGCGTCGTGCTCCTCGAGCACGAGCGTCGCCCCGCCGTGGGACGGCACGAACCCTTCGCGGCGCGTGTCGTAGGGCCGGCTCGCGAGCGACGGTGTCTCGTTGAAGCTCTCGTGGGAGATCGCCCCCATCAGCGCCATGGCATGCACGTCGATCGGCGCGAACTCGAGGACGGCGCCGACGACGATCGCCGCCTGCATCCCATGGTGCCGGATCTCGTCGACGGCGCTGCGCAGCGCCACGTTGCCGCTGGCACAGGCGGCCCCCATGGTGTAGATCGGCCCGCCGACCTGCAGCACCTCCGACACCGATCCCGCGTGGTCGGTGTCGAGCGAGTACAGCGACGTCATGCCGTCGAGGAAGTCCGGCTCGTCCTCGAAGCGCAGCCGCGAGTCGTACTGGTACAGGCCGTTGATGTTGTGCCCCGCGACGATGGCGGCGACTCGCATCCGGTCGACGGGGGCATCGAACAGGCCGGCGTCGAGGTAGCCGTCGACGGCCAGCAGGCAGGAGAGGCCGGTGGACCACGGCACCCGTCCCACCAGCCGGCGGAGCCGGCGATGGACATCGTCGGGCACCTGGGTGCGCAGCGCCTCGACGCGGGCGGTGACGTCGTACGCCGACAGGTCACCGCCGACCTTCGAGTAGATCCGGTCAGTGGGGAAGGCACGCCACCGCGTGATCGCGGAGCGGCCGGCGTACAGCGCGTCGCTGAACCCCGCCAGGGTGTCGCCGAGCGGCGTGTTGACGCTCATGCCGGTGAGCACCACGCGCCTAGTCATCGGCGAGCACCTCGGACACGGCGCAGGCCGCGAGCGTGGACCCGAGCCAGGCCTGCGTCGCGGCGACCATGGTGTAGTCCCACTCGACGATCGATGCGAGCAGCGTGACGTGGTGGCCTGGCCGCAGCGGTGCGAGGAAGGCCGCGTCGTGGATCCGGATGGCGCGCACCCGCAGCGGGGGCAGCGCCGCAGGAACGTCGTGTGTGTGGCGGCCGCAGAAGTGGAGCAGGGTGAGCGCCAGCTGCCCCATCGCCTCCACCGTCAGCGCGCCGGGAAACACCGGATCACCGGGGAAGTGACCCGTGAACAGTGGCCAGGTGGGGTCCAGCGTCACCGACCCGCGCACTGCGCGCCGGCCGAGGTCGAGGCGATCGATCCCGTCGACGAAGAGGAACGGCGCGCGATGTGGCAGCAACTGCTCGATGGCCTGCCGGCCGTGGGCGACGGCGACGCCGGCGTCAGCCGTGAGCAGCGGGTCACGCCGCAGCGCGCGGTGCTGTGTCTCAGTGAGCATGGCGAAGTGCTCGCATGGTCGACTCGAAGTGCTCGGTCGGCGTGGTGTCATGGTCGGTGGCATGGCGCGCCACCGGCATCCAGGGCTTGCGGAGCAGGTTGTGCAGCACGCGTCCGGGCCCGACCTCCACGAAGCGGGCGTCGGGATGCATCGCGCGGAGACGCTCCATCGACTGCCGCCAGCACACGGCGTGCGTCACGTGCCGCGTGAGCCGGTCCACCAGGTCCGCCGGTGTTGGGGAGGGCAGGGGCACCGCGTCGACATTCGGCAGGTAGACGCCGGCACCGCTGCGCCACGGTGCCGCGCGCAGGTGCTGCTGCAGCACCGGCGCAACCGGGGCGAAGAGTTCGCAGTGCATCGGCAGGCGCGGCTCGACCAGCACGGCGTCGCCGCACAGATCGTCCCGCACGTGGGCCGCCGCCCACGCGATGGCCGCCGCATCGCCCGCCAGCACGTGCTGGGTCGGCGAGTTGTGGTTGCTGACGAACAGCCGGCCATGCTGGCGCGCGGCCGGCAGCAGTGCCGCCAGCTCCGCCTCGGTCACGGGGAACACCGTGAGCATCTGCCCGCGCGGGCCAGCGTCATAGGCGCGTCCGCGTGCACTGACGAGCCGCAGGGCGTCGGTCCACTGCAGCGCGCCGATGTGCACCAGGTGCGCGTATTCCCCCAGGCTCATGCCGCACGACACGTCGCCCGCGATGCCCCGCTGCTGCACGGCGCGCAGGTGCAACAGGGTGCAGAGGAACACCGACACCTGTGTCTGCCAGTTGCTGCGGGGGGCACCAGCCAGAGGCGATTCGACGCGCTGGCCGAGGACCTCCGCCGCGTCGCGCAGCAGTCGGGCTCCCCCGTCGGCGAGGTGCGTCGCCCGCTCCAGCATGCCTGGAACGAGCGAGCTCTGGCCCGGGAACATGAAGACGGTGACTGGCGGCACGGGGACGGTGTGGCGGTCGGTGACGGCGCGCCAGGCATGCGTCGCCCGGGGCTGTCGTCGTAAGCGCCGGGGGCCTGCGAATCCGGACACCGGCCGTGCCAGGCCCCGTCGCTGACCGGATTCCCCGCCCGGCAACGCTTCTGGTGTCATGACGACCGACACGCAGCCGCCCATCCGCCGGGAGGCCGTTACAGAGTTCGGCAGGCCGCCTCGGACGGCGCGGTGTCTCGATGAGGCCGCTCTCGGGGAGGCGCACGGCCTCCCCGTACGCACGCATCGTGTGCACCTGTATACTCGGGGGGCGCACGCCGATCGGCCGCCGCGCGACCCTTCTCCATGCCCGTCGATGCCAGAGCGAGATGGTCCGATCACCGATCTGCTGAGCCGGTGGCGTGCCGGCGACGCGACCGCGCTCGAACAGCTGCTCCCGATCGTGTACGACGACCTGCGGCGCGGAGCGGCGGGACAGCTCCGCGGC
This window of the Gemmatimonadaceae bacterium genome carries:
- a CDS encoding hydroxymethylglutaryl-CoA synthase family protein, translating into MSAGPVGIEGLGVDVGTLALDIGQLCDARGLDADNFVRRLHCRERTVLSPFDDVVTLAVNAARRLVTPVTRPHIRWLMVATESAIDQEKPVSSWVHRLLDLPSDCRNFEVKHACYGATAAVQVARRLVVSDPDPDARVLVINADHALLGLHGVQEPVLGAGAAAVLISRHVQLAEFEGAASGVFAHETADIFRPAPGVETGDAETSLASYLDGVAETYADYERKWGAPIDFERHFAAHIYHVPFGGLAERAHMRLAQQALGLSRTAAREHWARKSAPSLRYTRRLGGIYGASTFVALAALLAEHPPAPGARVGVYAYGSGSCAEFYGMRTTASSQRVAQALHIDAALDARRALSIAEYEACELALHGAMHKPAHVPVRAVLPGLYETHYAGTGRLVLRGIRDYVREYAWS
- a CDS encoding beta-hydroxyacyl-ACP dehydratase, which produces MLTETQHRALRRDPLLTADAGVAVAHGRQAIEQLLPHRAPFLFVDGIDRLDLGRRAVRGSVTLDPTWPLFTGHFPGDPVFPGALTVEAMGQLALTLLHFCGRHTHDVPAALPPLRVRAIRIHDAAFLAPLRPGHHVTLLASIVEWDYTMVAATQAWLGSTLAACAVSEVLADD
- a CDS encoding beta-ketoacyl-[acyl-carrier-protein] synthase family protein produces the protein MTRRVVLTGMSVNTPLGDTLAGFSDALYAGRSAITRWRAFPTDRIYSKVGGDLSAYDVTARVEALRTQVPDDVHRRLRRLVGRVPWSTGLSCLLAVDGYLDAGLFDAPVDRMRVAAIVAGHNINGLYQYDSRLRFEDEPDFLDGMTSLYSLDTDHAGSVSEVLQVGGPIYTMGAACASGNVALRSAVDEIRHHGMQAAIVVGAVLEFAPIDVHAMALMGAISHESFNETPSLASRPYDTRREGFVPSHGGATLVLEEHDAARARGARIYAEVLAVGANADGNHLPQPSEDGQARLMRDVLHQAGVHPAEVGYINAHATSTPLGDLTELRSIKRVFGAHARSLHINAPKSMLGHTCWAAPTVETVAAILQLRSRRLHRSINIDTLDPEVDLDVCRDGNVAVDTPLCLKNSFGFGGINSVALWRRYDA
- a CDS encoding SDR family oxidoreductase, whose product is MSVLFITGGSRGIGAGLVRHAAAHGHDVAFTWHTRGAAAARLRDEIRVAHPAVRCEAYQLDVRSSDAVDAVAETVSDEFGGVQAVVANAAVTCAGMTFSLGNEQWQNVIDTNLTSAFYLTRAFLPVFLSGGFGRFIYISSIAAHGMAGDVAYCASKAGLLGLSAAVAKEYGRKNITSNALLLSLFETDMTAAELSQQKRDFYAAHCPVGRIGRPDDVGAAVLYLAGEGGSFVNGQALGVTGGLDWFH
- a CDS encoding ACP S-malonyltransferase; translated protein: MPPVTVFMFPGQSSLVPGMLERATHLADGGARLLRDAAEVLGQRVESPLAGAPRSNWQTQVSVFLCTLLHLRAVQQRGIAGDVSCGMSLGEYAHLVHIGALQWTDALRLVSARGRAYDAGPRGQMLTVFPVTEAELAALLPAARQHGRLFVSNHNSPTQHVLAGDAAAIAWAAAHVRDDLCGDAVLVEPRLPMHCELFAPVAPVLQQHLRAAPWRSGAGVYLPNVDAVPLPSPTPADLVDRLTRHVTHAVCWRQSMERLRAMHPDARFVEVGPGRVLHNLLRKPWMPVARHATDHDTTPTEHFESTMRALRHAH